The Desulfovibrio sp. genomic interval AGTTCGCTGGGGCAACGTCCTCCAACGCCTGCGGCCATCCTGCCCCTCGGGGCAGGATGCCCCCCCTGGGGGCCACCGCTTGCACACAGAATGGAGTACAGACTAACATAATGAGTGGTACAACTTCTGGGGGCAGGTCAAATGAGTTTGCCGGGTCCAGCATCGCTGCCGCCGACTGCGCCAGAATTTGATTCGAAACCATTGTCGTCATCTCCTGGGAAACGTCGACGTCCGAGATACGCGATTCAGCCGCTTGGAGATTCTCGGCCTTGATTTGGAGATTCTGAATTGTGTTGGAGAGGCGGTTTTGAGTTGCGCTAAGGGAGGCCCAGCCCCTGTTCATCCTTCGGTCTTCATTCGTTTCCACGGGTGTACCGGAAATTTCCAAACCGAAGGATCCGACCAGGAACAGAAAGAAGCGCGAGCACTCAAAGGTATGCTCTTTCTTCAAGTACGCCTTCGGCATAGTCGTCATGCCACTCCGCCGCACCATTCCTTCCAGGAGAAATGCGCAGCGCAAGCTGCCACTAATAAACTGCCCAGTGAGGAGGGCAAACTTCGGACCACCCTAGGATAAGCCAGACGCGGGCTCCGAATGCTAATGGCTATGACCTATTGAAATATAGGGAATTCCTACTTGTTCCGCTTGGAATTTAGGATAACGACTAGTCCAAGAGAATCACATCTTGGCACTCCAGGAGCAGAAAGCAGCGATTGCGCCTTGCAGCATCTGCCTCTGGAGAAAGTACTTGGACCTAAACCCTCAGAGGAGATACACAATGGCGCTCATCGAGTGGGAGGAGGATATGGGCATCGGGGTGCCTCTGATTGACGATCAGCACAGGGAACTGGTCGACCTGATCAACAACATTGATGAAGCCTCCAGACGAAATGTCAGACATGCTGAGATGTCCGATTACATAAAGACACTCTACCACTATATCATGGTGCATTTCCAGGATGAAGAAGCTCTCATGGATCCAAAAACATACCCTGAGTACTACATGCAAGTACATCAACACCTCGCTTTTTCACAGCGAATAATGGAATTCTACAAAGATTTTATAGATGGGAGTCAGGTGGACATGTCTGAGATACTCACCTTTATCGCCACCTGGTTCAGGAAGCACACCACTGGTTTGGATAGAACCCTAATTCCTCATCTTCACAGCAAAGACTGTGGCTAATAAAATACGGAGTACAGACCAACATAATTGGTGATACAACTTTTTTAAAGAAAAAAA includes:
- a CDS encoding hemerythrin family protein, which gives rise to MALIEWEEDMGIGVPLIDDQHRELVDLINNIDEASRRNVRHAEMSDYIKTLYHYIMVHFQDEEALMDPKTYPEYYMQVHQHLAFSQRIMEFYKDFIDGSQVDMSEILTFIATWFRKHTTGLDRTLIPHLHSKDCG